From the genome of Colletotrichum higginsianum IMI 349063 chromosome 4, whole genome shotgun sequence, one region includes:
- a CDS encoding Yip1 domain-containing protein encodes MSNYYPQQSYGPGPGTGAQNLQFYPSSYSPADAVSGHATPQQASYGYGGQPSAGQFGGSAAAAFGAPPGVSGRMGEQGGLRTGWLAAFSTEGYDGEPPLLEELGVNFGHIRAKTLAVLNPFRRIDQHLMDDSDLAGPLLSFLLYGTFLLFAGKVHFGYIYGLALLGSTSLHIILSLMTPTDAHPSASTHQSAPQYGGPVGVGGGYPGGPGPDDHDHPSRTGHFSATLTFARSSSVLGYCLLPLVATSLFGIVMPMDTPLGIVLTTMAILWCTYSASAMFCAVGRMRGMRGLVAYPLALFYVGFGIMGIFSSRGSGGSLAKAAAGLKG; translated from the exons ATGTCGAACTACTACCCCCAACAATCGTACGGCCCCGGCCCGGGAACCGGCGCCCAGAACCTCCAATTCTACCCCTCCTCATACTcccccgccgacgccgtctcgggcCACGCGACCCCACAACAAGCCTCGTACGGCTACGGAGGTCAACCCTCCGCCGGACAgttcggcggcagcgccgccgccgcctttgGCGCCCCTCCAGGCGTCTCGGGTCGCATGGGCGAGCAGGGCGGCCTGCGCACCGGGTggctcgccgccttctcgacCGAAGGCTACGATGGCGAGCCGCCCttgctcgaggagctgggcgtTAACTTTGGGCATATTCGAGCAAAG ACACTCGCAGTTCTCAACCCGTTCCGTCGCATCGACCAACACCTAATGGACGACAGCGACCTTGCCggccccctcctctcctttCTCCTTTACGGTaccttcctcctcttcgccggcAAGGTCCACTTCGGCTACATTtacggcctcgccctcctcggcagcACGTCACTGCACATCATCCTCTCCCTCATGACTCCGACCGACGCCCAcccttcggcctcgacccaCCAGTCCGCACCCCAGTACGGCGGtcccgtcggcgtcggcggcgggtaCCCTGGCGGACCCGGCcccgacgaccacgaccaccCCTCTCGCACCGGCCACTTCTCTGCGACCCTCACCTTCGCCCGCTCCAGCTCCGTGCTCGGCTACTGTCTCCTCCCTCTTGTCGCCACCAGTCtcttcggcatcgtcatGCCCATGGACACCCcgctcggcatcgtcctGACCACCATGGCCATCTTGTGGTGCACCTattcggcctcggccatgttCTGCGCCGTTGGCCGCATGAGGGGCATGCGCGGGCTCGTGGCTTACCCTCTGGCACTGTTCtacgtcggcttcggcatcaTGGGAATCTTCAGCTCTAGAGGGAGCGGCGGGTCGTTGGCCAAGGCCGCGGCCGGTCTGAAGGGATGA
- a CDS encoding Ran exchange factor Prp20/Pim1 — protein sequence MPPKAANKKAAAPKASAPKKATTNTAAATKKAAEPTKKTAAKPAAKKDATTNGATAASKRKLAEEEDEVDESADESAEEDEKPATKKTAKKAVEPAAKKTKTTTAAAKKKAAAAEETEDESKTKKPLKKAAVKKAEPKKAAAAKKADTKAPAASKKRKSSEEEPEDEKPKAKKSKTDDAEVDSQATESAKATESADEEPKAEKPVKATKKTVTAAPKPPPAHPHKIGKKINSAPTQILDVYVFGEGSSGELGLGSKKLDGKKVVDVKRPRLNPLLSAKDVGVVQIACGGMHVAALTKDNKILTWGVNDQGALGRDTNWDGGLRDADAEEEEEDEDDSGINPRESTPTALGAEHFAPEAKFTQVVASDSATFALTEDGRVYGWGTFRSSDGILGFTDKIQIQKTPEYLPTLKNITALAAGSNHILALDDKGVVVAWGCGQQNQLGRRIIERNKLSSLIPQSLGIPKGKVDRIACGSYHSFALAKDGRVWAWGLNNFAETGIEMGAGEDDAVVLRPTIVEALKDYKVKQIAGGEHHSLACTEDGKLLTWGRLDGNQVGIPVEELPADSVIKDESNNPRILSKPTVVEDIAKCVYVAAGVDNNFAIDNKGEAHSWGFSANYQTGQGTTEDIETPTTIDNTAVRGKKLVFAGAGGQYSILGGVADVPKVNGFAAVAASQPATGGFRPVF from the exons ATGCCTCCCAAGGCCGCGAACAAAAAGGCCGCTGCGCCCAAGGCCAGCGCGCCTAAGAAGGCTACTACCAACACTGCCGCTGCGACGAAGAAGGCTGCTGAGCCGACAAAGAAGACTGCTGCGAAGCCCGCCGCGAAGAAGGACGCGACTACTAACGGCgcgaccgccgcctccaagcGCAAGCTCGctgaggaagaggacgaggtcgacgagtCCGCTGACGAGtccgccgaggaggatgagaaaCCTGCGACCAAGAAGACCGCTAAGAAGGCAGTCGAACCAGCCGcgaagaagaccaagactACCACTGCtgccgccaagaagaaggccgctgctgctgaggagACCGAAGATGAgtccaagaccaagaagcCTTTGAAGAAGGCCGCTGTCAAGAAGGCTGAGCCCAAgaaggctgccgccgcgaagaaggccgacaCCAAGGCTCCTGCCGCAAGCAAGAAGCGCAAGTCTAGCGAAGAAGAGCCAGAGGACGAGAAGCCCAAGGCGAAGAAGTCCAAGACCGACGATGCTGAGGTCGACAGTCAGGCCACCGAGTCCGCCAAGGCGACGGAGTctgccgacgaggagcccaaggccgagaagcctGTGAAGGCGACCAAGAAGACTGTCACCGCTGCCCCCAAACCCCCTCCTGCTCATCCCCACAAGATTGGCAAGAAGATCAACTCTGCCCCTACACAGATCCTTGACGTCTAcgtctttggcgagggcTCTTCTGGCGAGCTGGGTCTCGGCAGCAAGAAGCTTGACGGCAAGAAGGTCGTTGATGTCAAGCGCCCTAGGCTtaacccccttctctctgCCAAGGACGTTGGTGTTGTTCAGATTGCCTGCGGCGGCATGCACGTGGCTGCGCTGACCAAGGACAACAAGATCCTCACCTGGGGCGTCAATGACCAGGGCGCCCTTGGCCGCGACACTAACTGGGACGGCGGACTGcgcgatgccgatgctgaggaagaagaggaggacgaggatgattCGGGCATCAACCCTCGCGAGAGCACGCCCACTGCTCTCGGCGCTGAGCACTTCGCTCCGGAAGCCAAATTCACTCAGGTTGTGGCTAGCGACAGCGCCACCTTCGCTCTGACGGAGGATGGCAGAGTCTATGGATGGGGCACGTTCAGA TCGAGTGATGGTATTCTCGGTTTCACCGACAAGATCCAGATCCAAAAGACACCCGAGTACCTTCCCACTCTCAAGAACATCACGGCTCTTGCTGCCGGCTCCAACCACATTCTGGCTCTCGACGACAagggtgttgttgttgcttgGGGCTGCGGTCAGCAGAACCAACTCGGACGTCGCATCATCGAGCGCAACAAGCTTTCGTCGCTTATTCCTCAGAGCCTGGGCATCCCCAAGGGCAAGGTCGACCGCATCGCCTGCGGGTCCTACCACAGCTTCGCCTTGGCCAAGGACGGCCGCGTTTGGGCTTGGGGTCTGAACAACTTTGCTGAAACCGGTATCGAGATgggtgccggcgaggacgacgccgttgTCCTGAGACCCACGATTGTTGAGGCTCTCAAGGACTACAAGGTTAAGCAGATTGCTGGCGGAGAGCACCACTCTCTTGCCTGCACTGAAGACGGCAAGCTCCTGACGTGGGGTCGTCTAGACGGCAACCAGGTCGGCATTCCCGTGGAAGAGCTCCCTGCGGACAGCGTCATTAAGGATGAAAGCAACAACCCTCGTATCCTCTCTAAGCCGACTGTTGTTGAGG ACATTGCCAAGTGTGTCTACGTCgctgccggcgtcgacaacAACTTTGCCATCGACAACAAGGGCGAGGCCCACTCTTGGGGCTTCTCTGCCAACTACCAGACCGGCCAGGGCACAACTGAAGACATTGAGACCCCGACCACCATTGACAATACTGCCGTTCGTGGCAAGAAGCTTGTTTTCGCTGGCGCTGGTGGCCAGTACTCCATTTTGGGCGGCGTTGCCGATGTTCCCAAGGTCAACGGTTTCGCAGCAGtcgcagccagccagccggcGACTGGTGGCTTCAGACCCGTGTTCTAA
- a CDS encoding Mitochondrial import inner membrane translocase subunit tim16 produces MAYRLITQVLFVGTRIVGRSFAAAYKQAQASSEYQRAQVKNGTAGAGAKGNLSSGMTLDEACKILDVETPKDGSKSAGDVMERFKKLFDANDPKKGGSFYLQSKVLRARERLEKEIGPLVEKEEVETETKEGFKPKIYKDR; encoded by the exons ATG GCCTACCGCCTCATCACCCAAGTCCTCTTCGTTGGCACCCGCATTGTCGGCCGCTCCTTTGCCGCTGCCTACAAGCAGGCCCAGGCCTCGTCCGAGTACCAGCGCGCGCAGGTCAAGAACGGCaccgcgggcgcgggcgccAAGGGCAACCTGTCTTCGGGCATGACGCTTGACGAGGCCTGCAagatcctcgacgtcgagacgcCCAAGGACGGCTCCAAGAGCGCGGGCGACGTCATGGAACGCTTCAAGAAGCTCTTTGACGCCAACGACCCTAAGAAGGGCGGCAGCTTCTACCTGCAGAGCAAGGTCTTgcgcgcgagagagaggttggagaaggagatTGGGCCACTGGTCGAGAAAGAGGAGGTCGAGACTGAAACGAAGGAGGGGTTCAAGCCCAAGATCTACAAGGACCGGTGA
- a CDS encoding Pectate lyase L: MGLYRFLLAILPVVLAADLYVAPTGSDSAAGTLAAPLKSIQLAVDKAVAGDTIYLRAGTYSPTTNIKITKSGTAAKPYTLTAYNNEAVVIDGEALPGTPAALDASLANADRGANYWKFYKLTIINGPYGVYLRDGSNNYFERIVTHDNYETGFQMQGSLSNNQVIYLDSYRNRDPRKNGESADGFACKEGSGTGNILKGARLWENVDDGLDLWEFKSPVTIMDTISWGNGVNRWGFSDFQGDGNGFKLGGGDAADIASANHVITNSIAFNNAAKGFTDNKQPGNFQFSRNTAWNNGAVGFQTITTKSTLKSNIAASNSKTTAKSGQTSFVSGTSSSGNSWDGSATWSDSSFKSVDVSLVKGARQANGKIVASNFLIPTSGEAIGATTTWS; this comes from the exons ATGGGTCTTTACAGGTTTCTCCTCGCCATCCTTCCAGTTGTCCTAGCCGCCGACCTCTACGTCGCTCCCACGGGCTCTGACAGTGCTGCCGGCACTCTCGCCGCCCCTCTCAAGTCgatccagctcgccgtcgacaaggcTGTTGCTGGTGACACCATCTACCTCCGTGCCGGCACCTACTCGCCCACAACCAACATCAAGATCACCAAGAGCGGTACCGCCGCCAAGCCCTACACCCTGACGGCCTACAACAACGAGGCTGTTGTCATCGACGGAGAGGCACTGCCCGGAACCCCTGCCGCCCTCGATGCGtccctcgccaacgccgaccGCGGC GCCAACTACTGGAAGTTCTACAAGctcaccatcatcaacggcCCCTACGGCGTTTACCTTCGCGACGGCTCCAACAACTACTTCGAGCGTATCGTCACCCACGACAACTACGAGACGGGCTTCCAGATGCAGGGTTCCTTGAGCAACAACCAGGTCATCTACCTCGACTCGTACCGCAACCGCGACCCTCGCAAGAACGGCGAGAGCGCTGACGGCTTCGCCTGCAAGGAGGGCTCCGGCACGGGCAACATCCTCAAGGGTGCCCGTCTTTGGGAGAACGTCGATGACGGTCTTGACCTTTG GGAGTTCAAGTCGCCCGTCACCATCATGGACACCATTTCCTGGGGCAATGGCGTCAACCGATGGGGTTTCAGCGACTTCCAGGGAGACGGAAACGGATTCAAGCTGGGCGgtggcgacgccgccgacatcgcGTCGGCCAACCACGTCATCACCAACAGCATCGCCTTCAACAACGCGGCCAAGGGCTTCACGGACAACAAGCAGCCGGGCAACTTCCAGTTCTCGCGCAACACGGCGTGGAACAACGGCGCGGTGGGCTTCCAGACCATCACGACCAAGTCGACGCTCAAGAGCAACATCGCGGCATCCAACTCCAAGACAACAGCCAAGTCGGGCCAGACGTCGTTCGTCAgcggcaccagcagcagcggcaactCTTGGGACGGCAGCGCCACATGGTCCGATTCGAGCTTCAAGAGCGTCGACGTCAGCCTCGTCAAGGGCGCACGCCAGGCCAACGGCAAGATCGTCGCGAGCAACTTCCTGATCCCCACCTCGGgcgaggccatcggcgccacCACCACTTGGTCTTAG